The following proteins are encoded in a genomic region of Syngnathus acus chromosome 22, fSynAcu1.2, whole genome shotgun sequence:
- the hspa4l gene encoding heat shock 70 kDa protein 4L isoform X1: MSVVGIDVGFLNCYIAVARSGGIETIANEYSDRCTPACVSFATKNRIIGNAAKSQMITNFKNTVHGFKRFHGRAFDDPFVQAEKNKLPYRLDKLADGTTGIKVRYLDEDKVFTVQQITGMLLSKLKETSEGALKKPVVDCVVSVPCFFTDAERRSVLDATQIAGLNCLRLINDTTAVALAYGIYKQDLPTPEEKPRNVVFVDMGHSSYQVAITSFNKGKLKVLATAFDPSLGGRNFDEALVNYFCEEFKVKYKLQVRDNPRAVLRLYQECEKLKKLMSANSSDLPLNIECFMNDIDVSSRMNRGHFEEMCAQYFMRVELPLKAALEQSKLNRDDIYSVEIIGGATRMPAVKDRIGKFFGKDVSTTLNADEAVARGSALQCAILSPAFKVREFSITDAVPFPITLRWKSSTEDGLGECEVFSKNHAAPFSKVITFHKKEPFELEAFYCCPHELPYPDCRIGCFSVQNVVPQPDGESSKVKVKVRFNVHGIFSVAGASLIEKQKGEGEDMQIDAEPLVQNEGKVEEQTKMQVDQEVQSQGDQPNEDNTCPNKGGAGGAGDKQDPAAVAGSKTKMKVKSADLPVVASNIRQLDSQVLSNFVQFERQMIVQDKQVKEANDAKNTVEEYVYELRNKVCGIYEKYITHEDSNKLTLLLEDTANWLYEEGEDQSKDVYVEKLDALKSLGQPIQDRHREHEERPKAFEELGKRLQFYMKFVDAYKQKDERYLHLAAEDVNTVEKCLNESMVWMNSQINVQSKLAVTQDPVVKVADVIAKIQEVQDVCTTVINKSKPTVEETHEVIDQNNDPTAKQGPDGAGDAKESQHAKHTTKEMEVD, translated from the exons ATGTCAGTGGTCGGCATTGATGTGGGTTTCCTAAATTGCTACATTGCCGTTGCCAGGAGCGGTGGCATTGAGACCATCGCCAACGAATACAGTGACAGATGCACGCC ggcttgtgtgtcttttgccACCAAAAACCGCATCATTGGAAATGCAGCCAAGAGTCAA ATGATAACAAACTTCAAAAATACAGTCCATGGCTTCAAAAGATTCCATGGCAGAGCATTCGACGACCCCTTTGTgcaagcagaaaaaaacaaactaccTTACCGTTTGGATAAACTGGCTGATGGAACCACTGGAATTAAG GTGCGTTATTTGGATGAGGACAAAGTGTTCACAGTGCAGCAGATCACGGGGATGCTGCTCAGCAAACTGAAGGAGACGTCAGAGGGCGCCCTGAAGAAACCCGTGGTGGACTGCGTGGTGTCT GTCCCCTGCTTCTTTACAGATGCTGAGCGACGGTCCGTGTTGGATGCTACGCAAATAGCCGGGCTCAATTGTTTACGGCTGATAAATGACACCACTGCAG TGGCGTTAGCCTATGGGATCTACAAACAGGACCTTCCCACTCCAGAGGAGAAGCCTCgcaatgttgtgtttgtggacaTGGGACATTCATCTTACCAGGTCGCAATCACATCCTTCAACAAAGGCAAACTCAAG GTCCTCGCCACGGCGTTCGACCCCTCCCTGGGCGGGCGTAATTTTGACGAGGCCTTGGTGAATTACTTCTGCGAGGAGTTCAAAGTCAAATACAAGCTGCAAGTGCGAGACAACCCGAGGGCTGTGCTGCGTCTGTATCAGGAGTGTGAGAAGCTCAAGAAGCTGATGAGTGCCAACTCCTCAGACCTGCCCCTTAACATCGAGTGCTTCATGAATGACATCGATGTTTCCAGCAGGATGAACAG GGGCCATTTTGAAGAGATGTGTGCACAGTATTTCATGCGCGTAGAGCTGCCGCTGAAGGCCGCTCTCGAACAATCAA AGCTAAACCGCGACGACATCTACTCTGTGGAGATAATCGGAGGCGCGACGAGAATGCCGGCCGTCAAAGACCGGATCGGCAAATTCTTTGGCAAAGATGTCAGCACCACGCTCAACGCTGATGAGGCTGTCGCCAGAGGTTCTGCTCTTCAG TGTGCAATCTTGTCTCCAGCGTTTAAAGTGCGTGAGTTCTCCATCACTGATGCTGTTCCCTTCCCCATTACTCTTCGCTGGAAATCATCAACAGAGGATGGACTCGG aGAGTGTGAGGTTTTCAGTAAGAATCATGCTGCCCCTTTTTCCAAAGTCATCACCTTCCATAAGAAGGAGCCTTTTGAACTTGAAGCCTTTTACTGCTGCCCTCACGAACTTCCATATCCAGATTGTAGGATAG GATGCTTTTCAGTCCAGAATGTGGTGCCCCAGCCAGATGGAGAAAGCTCCAAAGTGAAGGTCAAGGTGCGCTTTAATGTTCATGGAATCTTCAGTGTGGCTGGTGCCTCCTTGATTGAGAAACAGAAAGGAGAAGGGGAGGACATGCAGATCGACGCAGAGCCGCTTGTGCAAAATGAAGGCAAAGTCGAGGAGCAG ACCAAAATGCAGGTTGACCAAGAAGTCCAAAGTCAAGGGGACCAGCCGAATGAAGATAACACTTGTCCTAATAAG GGGGGTGCCGGTGGTGCAGGGGACAAGCAGGAtccagcagcagtagcagggagcaaaaccaaaatgaaGGTGAAGAGTGCTGACTTGCCCGTTGTGGCCAGCAATATCAGACAGCTCGACAGCCAAGTGCTGTCTAATTTTGTCCAATTTGAG CGTCAGATGATCGTGCAAGACAAACAGGTAAAAGAAGCGAATGATGCTAAAAACACTGTGGAGGAATATGTTTATGAGCTCCGAAACAAAGTCTGTGGCATCTATGAAAAGTATATCACACATGAA GATAGCAACAAGTTGACATTGCTTCTGGAGGACACTGCAAACTGGTTGTATGAGGAAGGGGAGGACCAATCCAAAGACGTTTATGTGGAAAAGCTGGATGCACTCAAG AGTCTGGGTCAACCTATTCAAGACCGGCATAGAGAGCACGAGGAGCGGCCAAAGGCTTTTGAGGAGCTTGGCAAGAGACTACAATTCTACATGAAGTTTGTGGACGCTTACAAACAAAag GATGAGCGTTATCTCCATTTGGCTGCAGAAGATGTCAACACTGTTGAGAAGTGCTTGAATGAAAGCATGGTGTGGATGAATAGTCAGATCAATGTGCAGAGTAAACTGGCCGTCACTCAAGATCCCGTTGTCAAAGTAGCAGATGTCATTGCCAAAATACAG GAGGTGCAAGATGTGTGCACCACAGTGATCAACAAGTCCAAGCCCACGGTGGAGGAGACGCACGAGGTGATCGACCAAAACAACGACCCGACAGCCAAGCAAGGCCCAGATGGGGCTGGGGACGCCAAGGAAAGTCAACACGCAAAACATACGACAAAGGAGATGGAAGTGGACTAA
- the hspa4l gene encoding heat shock 70 kDa protein 4L isoform X2 translates to MSVVGIDVGFLNCYIAVARSGGIETIANEYSDRCTPACVSFATKNRIIGNAAKSQMITNFKNTVHGFKRFHGRAFDDPFVQAEKNKLPYRLDKLADGTTGIKVRYLDEDKVFTVQQITGMLLSKLKETSEGALKKPVVDCVVSVPCFFTDAERRSVLDATQIAGLNCLRLINDTTAVALAYGIYKQDLPTPEEKPRNVVFVDMGHSSYQVAITSFNKGKLKVLATAFDPSLGGRNFDEALVNYFCEEFKVKYKLQVRDNPRAVLRLYQECEKLKKLMSANSSDLPLNIECFMNDIDVSSRMNRGHFEEMCAQYFMRVELPLKAALEQSKLNRDDIYSVEIIGGATRMPAVKDRIGKFFGKDVSTTLNADEAVARGSALQCAILSPAFKVREFSITDAVPFPITLRWKSSTEDGLGECEVFSKNHAAPFSKVITFHKKEPFELEAFYCCPHELPYPDCRIGCFSVQNVVPQPDGESSKVKVKVRFNVHGIFSVAGASLIEKQKGEGEDMQIDAEPLVQNEGKVEEQTKMQVDQEVQSQGDQPNEDKGGAGGAGDKQDPAAVAGSKTKMKVKSADLPVVASNIRQLDSQVLSNFVQFERQMIVQDKQVKEANDAKNTVEEYVYELRNKVCGIYEKYITHEDSNKLTLLLEDTANWLYEEGEDQSKDVYVEKLDALKSLGQPIQDRHREHEERPKAFEELGKRLQFYMKFVDAYKQKDERYLHLAAEDVNTVEKCLNESMVWMNSQINVQSKLAVTQDPVVKVADVIAKIQEVQDVCTTVINKSKPTVEETHEVIDQNNDPTAKQGPDGAGDAKESQHAKHTTKEMEVD, encoded by the exons ATGTCAGTGGTCGGCATTGATGTGGGTTTCCTAAATTGCTACATTGCCGTTGCCAGGAGCGGTGGCATTGAGACCATCGCCAACGAATACAGTGACAGATGCACGCC ggcttgtgtgtcttttgccACCAAAAACCGCATCATTGGAAATGCAGCCAAGAGTCAA ATGATAACAAACTTCAAAAATACAGTCCATGGCTTCAAAAGATTCCATGGCAGAGCATTCGACGACCCCTTTGTgcaagcagaaaaaaacaaactaccTTACCGTTTGGATAAACTGGCTGATGGAACCACTGGAATTAAG GTGCGTTATTTGGATGAGGACAAAGTGTTCACAGTGCAGCAGATCACGGGGATGCTGCTCAGCAAACTGAAGGAGACGTCAGAGGGCGCCCTGAAGAAACCCGTGGTGGACTGCGTGGTGTCT GTCCCCTGCTTCTTTACAGATGCTGAGCGACGGTCCGTGTTGGATGCTACGCAAATAGCCGGGCTCAATTGTTTACGGCTGATAAATGACACCACTGCAG TGGCGTTAGCCTATGGGATCTACAAACAGGACCTTCCCACTCCAGAGGAGAAGCCTCgcaatgttgtgtttgtggacaTGGGACATTCATCTTACCAGGTCGCAATCACATCCTTCAACAAAGGCAAACTCAAG GTCCTCGCCACGGCGTTCGACCCCTCCCTGGGCGGGCGTAATTTTGACGAGGCCTTGGTGAATTACTTCTGCGAGGAGTTCAAAGTCAAATACAAGCTGCAAGTGCGAGACAACCCGAGGGCTGTGCTGCGTCTGTATCAGGAGTGTGAGAAGCTCAAGAAGCTGATGAGTGCCAACTCCTCAGACCTGCCCCTTAACATCGAGTGCTTCATGAATGACATCGATGTTTCCAGCAGGATGAACAG GGGCCATTTTGAAGAGATGTGTGCACAGTATTTCATGCGCGTAGAGCTGCCGCTGAAGGCCGCTCTCGAACAATCAA AGCTAAACCGCGACGACATCTACTCTGTGGAGATAATCGGAGGCGCGACGAGAATGCCGGCCGTCAAAGACCGGATCGGCAAATTCTTTGGCAAAGATGTCAGCACCACGCTCAACGCTGATGAGGCTGTCGCCAGAGGTTCTGCTCTTCAG TGTGCAATCTTGTCTCCAGCGTTTAAAGTGCGTGAGTTCTCCATCACTGATGCTGTTCCCTTCCCCATTACTCTTCGCTGGAAATCATCAACAGAGGATGGACTCGG aGAGTGTGAGGTTTTCAGTAAGAATCATGCTGCCCCTTTTTCCAAAGTCATCACCTTCCATAAGAAGGAGCCTTTTGAACTTGAAGCCTTTTACTGCTGCCCTCACGAACTTCCATATCCAGATTGTAGGATAG GATGCTTTTCAGTCCAGAATGTGGTGCCCCAGCCAGATGGAGAAAGCTCCAAAGTGAAGGTCAAGGTGCGCTTTAATGTTCATGGAATCTTCAGTGTGGCTGGTGCCTCCTTGATTGAGAAACAGAAAGGAGAAGGGGAGGACATGCAGATCGACGCAGAGCCGCTTGTGCAAAATGAAGGCAAAGTCGAGGAGCAG ACCAAAATGCAGGTTGACCAAGAAGTCCAAAGTCAAGGGGACCAGCCGAATGAAGATA AGGGGGGTGCCGGTGGTGCAGGGGACAAGCAGGAtccagcagcagtagcagggagcaaaaccaaaatgaaGGTGAAGAGTGCTGACTTGCCCGTTGTGGCCAGCAATATCAGACAGCTCGACAGCCAAGTGCTGTCTAATTTTGTCCAATTTGAG CGTCAGATGATCGTGCAAGACAAACAGGTAAAAGAAGCGAATGATGCTAAAAACACTGTGGAGGAATATGTTTATGAGCTCCGAAACAAAGTCTGTGGCATCTATGAAAAGTATATCACACATGAA GATAGCAACAAGTTGACATTGCTTCTGGAGGACACTGCAAACTGGTTGTATGAGGAAGGGGAGGACCAATCCAAAGACGTTTATGTGGAAAAGCTGGATGCACTCAAG AGTCTGGGTCAACCTATTCAAGACCGGCATAGAGAGCACGAGGAGCGGCCAAAGGCTTTTGAGGAGCTTGGCAAGAGACTACAATTCTACATGAAGTTTGTGGACGCTTACAAACAAAag GATGAGCGTTATCTCCATTTGGCTGCAGAAGATGTCAACACTGTTGAGAAGTGCTTGAATGAAAGCATGGTGTGGATGAATAGTCAGATCAATGTGCAGAGTAAACTGGCCGTCACTCAAGATCCCGTTGTCAAAGTAGCAGATGTCATTGCCAAAATACAG GAGGTGCAAGATGTGTGCACCACAGTGATCAACAAGTCCAAGCCCACGGTGGAGGAGACGCACGAGGTGATCGACCAAAACAACGACCCGACAGCCAAGCAAGGCCCAGATGGGGCTGGGGACGCCAAGGAAAGTCAACACGCAAAACATACGACAAAGGAGATGGAAGTGGACTAA
- the chmp3 gene encoding charged multivesicular body protein 3: MGLFGKTQEKPPKEMINEWTQKIRKESRSLDRQIRDIQREEEKVKRSIKDAAKKGQRDVCVILAKEMIQSKRAVSKLYSSKAQLNSVTLSMKNQLSLLRVAGSMQKSTEVMKAMQSLVKIPEIQATMRDLSKEMMKAGIIEEMLEDTFESMEDGEEMEEAAEEEVDNILFEITAGALGKAPGKVTDALPEMPSGATAVSEDESEEDMEQMQSRLAALRS, from the exons ATGGGACTGTTCGGGAAAACACAGGAAAAGCCACCGAAAGAGATG ATAAATGAGTGGACTCAGAAAATCAGGAAGGAATCAAGATCGCTCGACAGACAAATTAGAG ATATTCAAAGGGAAGAGGAAAAAGTAAAGAGATCCATCAAAGATGCTGCCAAAAAGGGTCAGAGGGATGTTTGTGTGATTCTCGCCAAGGAGATGATTCAGTCCAAACGAGCCGTCTCAAAGCTCTATTCCTCGAAAGCTCAACTCAACTCGGTGACACTCAGCATGAAGAATCAGCTTT CTTTACTGCGTGTGGCCGGTTCCATGCAGAAGAGCACAGAGGTGATGAAAGCCATGCAGAGCCTCGTCAAAATCCCAGAGATACAGGCCACCATGCGAGATCTATCAAAGGAGATGATGAAG gcTGGGATCATTGAGGAAATGCTGGAGGACACGTTTGAGAGCATGGAAGATGGAGAGGAGATGGAAGAGGCAGCTGAGGAGGAAGTTGACAATATCCTCTTTGAGATCACAGCAG GAGCCCTCGGCAAAGCGCCCGGCAAAGTCACAGACGCCCTGCCCGAGATGCCTTCAGGGGCCACCGCAGTCTCAGAGGATGAGTCTGAGGAAGACATGGAACAAATGCAGTCCAGACTGGCAGCTCTTCGAAGCTAA
- the reep1 gene encoding receptor expression-enhancing protein 1 isoform X2, which yields MVSWIISRIVVLVFGTLYPAYSSYKAVKSKDVKEYVKWMMYWIIFALFTSVEAFTDMFLCWLPFYYELKIAFVVWLLSPYTKGSSVLYRKFVHPTLSSKEKDIDDYICQAKDKSYDTLVHYGRKGLNVAATAAVMAATKGQGVLTDRLRSFSMQDLAAYESDTASSAQTTRAEAAAQHRARTMMRSKSESYTKDLEEQEKRAKGARGASNSPQLELAKRKAPEPPLRVSRPLTRSRSAVCSNTEAM from the exons ATGGTTTCTTGGATCATCTCCAGAATTGTGGT ACTTGTGTTCGGTACGCTTTATCCTGCCTACTCGTCTTATAAAGCCGTCAAGTCCAAAGACGTAAAGGAATAT GTGAAATGGATGATGTACTGGATAATATTTGCCCTCTTTACGTCTGTGGAAGCATTCACAGATATGTTTCTTTGCTG GCTTCCTTTCTACTATGAACTGAAGATAGCCTTTGTGGTGTGGTTATTGTCGCCGTACACTAAAGGCTCCAGTGTGCTCTACAGGAAGTTTGTCCACCCGACTCTTTCCTCTAAAGAAAAG GATATTGATGACTACATCTGCCAAGCCAAGGACAAAAGCTATGATACGCTGGTGCATTATGGGAGAAAGGGGTTGAATGTGGCCGCCACCGCCGCAGTCATGGCTGCAACAAAG GGCCAAGGAGTTCTGACGGACAGGTTGAGGAGTTTCAGCATGCAAGATCTGGCAGCGTACGAGTCGGACACAGCCAGCTCCGCCCAAACAACGAGAGCGGAAGCAGCAGCTCAGCACCGGGCACGCACCATGATGCGGAGCAAGTCTGAGAGCTACACTAAAG ATCTGGAGGAGCAAGAGAAGAGAGCCAAGGGTGCGCGGGGGGCTTCAAACTCTCCTCAGCTCGAGCtcgcaaaaagaaaagctccCGAG CCTCCTCTTAGGGTCTCAAGGCCTCTCACGAGATCCAGAAGCGCCGTGTGTTCTAACACCGAAGCCATGTGA
- the reep1 gene encoding receptor expression-enhancing protein 1 isoform X1 yields the protein MVSWIISRIVVLVFGTLYPAYSSYKAVKSKDVKEYVKWMMYWIIFALFTSVEAFTDMFLCWLPFYYELKIAFVVWLLSPYTKGSSVLYRKFVHPTLSSKEKDIDDYICQAKDKSYDTLVHYGRKGLNVAATAAVMAATKGQGVLTDRLRSFSMQDLAAYESDTASSAQTTRAEAAAQHRARTMMRSKSESYTKDFDMTDYEVLGLNQREPEDMLTPDPSPPSTPSPTPPDLEEQEKRAKGARGASNSPQLELAKRKAPEPPLRVSRPLTRSRSAVCSNTEAM from the exons ATGGTTTCTTGGATCATCTCCAGAATTGTGGT ACTTGTGTTCGGTACGCTTTATCCTGCCTACTCGTCTTATAAAGCCGTCAAGTCCAAAGACGTAAAGGAATAT GTGAAATGGATGATGTACTGGATAATATTTGCCCTCTTTACGTCTGTGGAAGCATTCACAGATATGTTTCTTTGCTG GCTTCCTTTCTACTATGAACTGAAGATAGCCTTTGTGGTGTGGTTATTGTCGCCGTACACTAAAGGCTCCAGTGTGCTCTACAGGAAGTTTGTCCACCCGACTCTTTCCTCTAAAGAAAAG GATATTGATGACTACATCTGCCAAGCCAAGGACAAAAGCTATGATACGCTGGTGCATTATGGGAGAAAGGGGTTGAATGTGGCCGCCACCGCCGCAGTCATGGCTGCAACAAAG GGCCAAGGAGTTCTGACGGACAGGTTGAGGAGTTTCAGCATGCAAGATCTGGCAGCGTACGAGTCGGACACAGCCAGCTCCGCCCAAACAACGAGAGCGGAAGCAGCAGCTCAGCACCGGGCACGCACCATGATGCGGAGCAAGTCTGAGAGCTACACTAAAG ATTTTGACATGACTGACTATGAGGTGTTGGGATTAAACCAAAGAGAGCCAGAGGACATGCTGACACCTGATCCCTCCCCGCCTTCCACGCCTTCTCCCACTCCTCCAGATCTGGAGGAGCAAGAGAAGAGAGCCAAGGGTGCGCGGGGGGCTTCAAACTCTCCTCAGCTCGAGCtcgcaaaaagaaaagctccCGAG CCTCCTCTTAGGGTCTCAAGGCCTCTCACGAGATCCAGAAGCGCCGTGTGTTCTAACACCGAAGCCATGTGA
- the reep1 gene encoding receptor expression-enhancing protein 1 isoform X3, translated as MVSWIISRIVVLVFGTLYPAYSSYKAVKSKDVKEYVKWMMYWIIFALFTSVEAFTDMFLCWLPFYYELKIAFVVWLLSPYTKGSSVLYRKFVHPTLSSKEKDIDDYICQAKDKSYDTLVHYGRKGLNVAATAAVMAATKGQGVLTDRLRSFSMQDLAAYESDTASSAQTTRAEAAAQHRARTMMRSKSESYTKASS; from the exons ATGGTTTCTTGGATCATCTCCAGAATTGTGGT ACTTGTGTTCGGTACGCTTTATCCTGCCTACTCGTCTTATAAAGCCGTCAAGTCCAAAGACGTAAAGGAATAT GTGAAATGGATGATGTACTGGATAATATTTGCCCTCTTTACGTCTGTGGAAGCATTCACAGATATGTTTCTTTGCTG GCTTCCTTTCTACTATGAACTGAAGATAGCCTTTGTGGTGTGGTTATTGTCGCCGTACACTAAAGGCTCCAGTGTGCTCTACAGGAAGTTTGTCCACCCGACTCTTTCCTCTAAAGAAAAG GATATTGATGACTACATCTGCCAAGCCAAGGACAAAAGCTATGATACGCTGGTGCATTATGGGAGAAAGGGGTTGAATGTGGCCGCCACCGCCGCAGTCATGGCTGCAACAAAG GGCCAAGGAGTTCTGACGGACAGGTTGAGGAGTTTCAGCATGCAAGATCTGGCAGCGTACGAGTCGGACACAGCCAGCTCCGCCCAAACAACGAGAGCGGAAGCAGCAGCTCAGCACCGGGCACGCACCATGATGCGGAGCAAGTCTGAGAGCTACACTAAAG CCTCCTCTTAG
- the mrpl35 gene encoding 39S ribosomal protein L35, mitochondrial has translation MAALLVRSLSGLLRSPLSASLCTRTTNVARLSGFIQNAPRLSVRAAPAIRAPLPAAVCQPSRCGLLQRVSAFIPPLSQQPSRNLTYYSVKKGKRKSVKSVTQRFMRLHCGLWIRRKAGYKKKLWRKKAARRNRLREHVFCNKTQCKLLDKMTTRYWKRRNWFVDDPYQKYHDRVNLKL, from the exons atggcggcCCTCTTGGTGAGGAGCTTGTCAG GGTTGCTGAGGTCGCCCTTATCTGCTTCACTATGCACTCGAACAACAAACGTGGCTCGGCTGTCCGGCTTCATCCAAAATGCTCCCCGTCTTTCTGTCCGTGCCGCCCCGGCTATACGCGCTCCACTTCCTGCTGCAGTCTGCCAACCATCTCGGTGTGGCCTCCTCCAAAG GGTATCTGCTTTTATTCCCCCTTTGAGTCAGCAGCCCAGCAGAAATCTGACATACTACAGTGTAAAAAAGGGTAAAAGGAAGTCTGTAAAGTCTGTCACACAACGGTTCATGAGGCTCCATTGCGGACTTTGGATACGTCGCAAG GCTGGATACAAGAAGAAATTGTGGAGAAAGAAAGCGGCCAGGCGAAATCGACTGAGGGAGCATGTCTTTTGTAATAAAACGCAATGTAAACTGTTAGATAAAATGACAACACGATATTGGAAAAGGAGGAACTGGTTTGTGGATGACCCATACCAGAAGTATCATGACAGAGTCAATCTAAAGTTATAA
- the si:dkey-21a6.5 gene encoding proprotein convertase subtilisin/kexin type 5, whose protein sequence is MDPWAPLPLISAFCFIGMVMSQTTPTPAATTLVENATTLLPTSAPVSSTTPSCSAFNISNCEPCAPGSQYDNGTLLCACCSEPGLCLFPGACQPCTVGFYQPLAGQLKCLPCSRGFYTNFTGSPLCVPCPAGTFNNNTGADSCASCSPGFFSSLHSSTSCAPCSRGNFCNSSGCSQCQTCPGGSEALQSAAKDCTPCRPGMHKAPHQTMCQICSSGSFQIHWGQENCDVCPEDHYCPSPDVNPIHCPSDAFCPQGSSAPGYCMETFLRKSGDGCELAPVTIALLVIGGGVALLFIIIMVLRKMRDTDGELSASRAPLLRKERPQGRYYGIPCDAEPVYAGW, encoded by the exons ATGGACCCTTGGGCACCTTTGCCCCTGATCTCTGCCTTTTGCTTCATTG GCATGGTGATGAGTCAGACCACACCCACTCCCGCTGCCACTACTCTGGTAGAAAATGCCACTACTCTGTTGCCAACTTCCGCTCCAGTCAGCAGCACCACCCCCAGTTGCTCTGCATTCAACATTTCCAACTGTGAGCCCTGCGCTCCCGGATCGCAGTACGACAACG gcacCCTCCTGTGTGCATGCTGCTCTGAGCCTGGGCTGTGTCTATTTCCTGGAGCATGTCAACCATGCACTGTGGGCTTTTACCAGCCACTGGCTGGACAACTGAAGTGCCTGCCATGTAGTCGAGGCTTCTACACAAA TTTTACCGGGAGTCCACTGTGTGTACCGTGTCCCGCTGGAACcttcaacaacaacactgGTGCAGACAGTTGTGCAAGTTGCTCTCCAG GTTTCTTCTCCTCACTGCACAGTTCCACATCGTGTGCACCATGTTCAAGAGGGAATTTTTGCAA CTCCTCTGGTTGCTCCCAATGCCAGACGTGTCCCGGTGGGTCAGAGGCATTGCAGTCTGCAGCAAAAGATTGCACTCCATGTCGGCCAG GGATGCATAAGGCTCCTCATCAGACAATGTGTCAGATCTGCAGCAGTGGCTCCTTCCAAATCCACTGGGGCCAAGAGAACTGTGATGTCTGCCCAGAAGACCATTACTGTCCA AGTCCAGACGTGAACCCCATCCATTGTCCGAGCGATGCCTTCTGTCCACAAGGCAGCTCAGCTCCAGGCTACTGCATGGAGACTTTCCTTCGCAAATCGGGGGACGGATGTGAACTGGCACCAGTCACCATTGCTTTACTAGTAATCGGAGGAGGTG tgGCTCTACTCTTCATAATTATAATGGTTCTACGCAAAATGAGAGACACAGATGGGGAGCTGAGTGCGTCCCGTGCGCCACTATTACGCAAAGAGAGGCCTCAAGGTCGCTATTATGGAATTCCCTGTGATGCAGAGCCTGTGTATGCTGGCTGGTGA